A single window of Gossypium hirsutum isolate 1008001.06 chromosome A10, Gossypium_hirsutum_v2.1, whole genome shotgun sequence DNA harbors:
- the LOC107897886 gene encoding serine/threonine protein phosphatase 2A regulatory subunit B''beta isoform X2, with product MEMEIVGDVASLDPDLLQLPELSPLALKSNPFLAEQLFSLWLSLPETGRLVKNLLADVKTGTSTGNSMSINVSTTNSLPSMFPAASTPPLSPRSTSGSPRTVKQRSGLSSLGSPLKIVSEPVREVIPQFYFKNGRPPPNELKEQCLFAIDKHFYGHLGLQIHEFKAVTKEICKLPSFFSTALFRKIDINNRGIVTGDQFVNYWIGGNMLTVDLATRIYTILKQPDCRYLTQDDFRPLLHELLASHPGLEFLQSTPEFQERYAETVIYRIFYYINRSETGRLTLRELKRGNLIAAMQHVDEEEDINKVLRYFSYEHFYVIYCKFWELDTDHDFLIDKENLIRYGNHALTYRIVDRIFSQVPRKFRSRVEGKMGYEDFVYFILSEEDKSSEPGLEYWFKCIDLDGNGVLTPNEMQFFYEEQLHRMECMTQEPVLFEDILCQIFDMIGPENDGYITLRDLKGCKLSGNVFNILFNLNKFIAFESRDPFLIRQERENPTLTEWDRFAHREYIRLSMEEDVEDASNGSGDIWDESFEAPF from the exons ATGGAAATGGAGATAGTAGGTGATGTGGCATCTCTTGACCCTGATTTACTTCAGCTCCCTGAGCTCTCTCCTTTAGCTCTCAAATCCAATCCTTTTCTCGCTGAACAGCTCTTCTCTCTTTGGCTTTCCCTCCCAGAAACTGGTCGCCTG GTTAAGAATCTGCTTGCTGATGTGAAAACGGGGACGTCCACTGGGAATTCCATGAGTATTAATGTTTCTACAACCAATTCGTTGCCTTCCATGTTTCCTGCTGCAAGTACTCCTCCGCTGTCACCTCGTAGTACTTCCGGTTCTCCTCGTACTGTCAAACAACGGTCTGGTCTTTCTTCTTTAGGCTCGCCTCTTAAAATAGTTAGTGAACCAGTCCGTGAAGTCATACCCCAG ttTTACTTTAAAAATGGTCGTCCACCTCCAAACGAATTGAAAGAGCAGTGCTTGTTTGCGATTGATAAGCACTTCTATGGTCATTTGGGATTGCAGATTCATG AGTTTAAGGCGGTAACTAAAGAGATTTGCAAATTACCATCTTTTTTCTCCACCGCTCTGTTTAGGAAAATTGATATCAACAATAGAGGTATTGTGACCGG GGATCAATTTGTCAATTATTGGATTGGAGGCAACATGTTAACAGTGGATTTAGCAACCCGAATCTATACAATTCTTAAGCAACCTGATTGCAGATACCTTACTCAG GATGATTTCAGACCCCTTTTACATGAACTTTTGGCATCTCATCCAGGGCTGGAGTTTTTACAAAGTACCCCAGAATTCCAGGAAAGATATG CTGAAACTGTCATATACAGaatattttactatataaatAGATCAGAAACGGGTCGTCTTACCCTCCGGGAGTTGAAGCGTGGGAACTTAATTGCTGCAATGCAGCATGTGGATGAAGAGGAAGATATTAACAAAGTATTAAG GTACTTCTCTTATGAACACTTCTATGTAATATACTGCAAGTTTTGGGAGCTCGACACCGACCATGATTTTTTGATAGACAAAGAGAACCTTATCAGATATGGTAACCATGCTCTTACCTACCGGATTGTTGATAGAATTTTTTCTCAG GTTCCAAGGAAATTTAGAAGTCGGGTTGAGGGAAAAATGGGCTATGAAGATTTTGTTTACTTTATATTGTCAGAGGAGGATAAATCTTCAGAACCTGGTCTGGAGTACTG GTTTAAATGCATTGATTTAGATGGAAATGGGGTGCTTACACCGAATGAAATGCAATTCTTTTATGAGGAACAGTTACATCGAATGGAGTGTATGACCCAAGAACCAGTGCtatttgaggatatattgtgccAGATTTTTGACATGATTGGACCAGAG AATGATGGCTACATCACTCTCCGTGACTTAAAGGGATGCAAACTTTCTGGGAATGTATTCAATATTCTTTTCAATCTCAATAAGTTTATTGCTTTTGAGAGTCGTGACCCTTTTCTTATTCGTCAG GAGCGTGAAAATCCAACATTGACAGAGTGGGATCGCTTTGCACATAGAGAATATATCAGGCTTTCTATGGAAGAAGATGTCGAGGATGCTTCAAATGGAAGCGGGGATATCTGGGATGAATCATTTGAAGCTCCCTTTTGA
- the LOC107897886 gene encoding serine/threonine protein phosphatase 2A regulatory subunit B''beta isoform X1 — translation MEMEIVGDVASLDPDLLQLPELSPLALKSNPFLAEQLFSLWLSLPETGRLVKNLLADVKTGTSTGNSMSINVSTTNSLPSMFPAASTPPLSPRSTSGSPRTVKQRSGLSSLGSPLKIVSEPVREVIPQFYFKNGRPPPNELKEQCLFAIDKHFYGHLGLQIHEFKAVTKEICKLPSFFSTALFRKIDINNRGIVTGDQFVNYWIGGNMLTVDLATRIYTILKQPDCRYLTQDDFRPLLHELLASHPGLEFLQSTPEFQERYAETVIYRIFYYINRSETGRLTLRELKRGNLIAAMQHVDEEEDINKVLRYFSYEHFYVIYCKFWELDTDHDFLIDKENLIRYGNHALTYRIVDRIFSQVPRKFRSRVEGKMGYEDFVYFILSEEDKSSEPGLEYWFKCIDLDGNGVLTPNEMQFFYEEQLHRMECMTQEPVLFEDILCQIFDMIGPEVTPGFSTDNDGYITLRDLKGCKLSGNVFNILFNLNKFIAFESRDPFLIRQERENPTLTEWDRFAHREYIRLSMEEDVEDASNGSGDIWDESFEAPF, via the exons ATGGAAATGGAGATAGTAGGTGATGTGGCATCTCTTGACCCTGATTTACTTCAGCTCCCTGAGCTCTCTCCTTTAGCTCTCAAATCCAATCCTTTTCTCGCTGAACAGCTCTTCTCTCTTTGGCTTTCCCTCCCAGAAACTGGTCGCCTG GTTAAGAATCTGCTTGCTGATGTGAAAACGGGGACGTCCACTGGGAATTCCATGAGTATTAATGTTTCTACAACCAATTCGTTGCCTTCCATGTTTCCTGCTGCAAGTACTCCTCCGCTGTCACCTCGTAGTACTTCCGGTTCTCCTCGTACTGTCAAACAACGGTCTGGTCTTTCTTCTTTAGGCTCGCCTCTTAAAATAGTTAGTGAACCAGTCCGTGAAGTCATACCCCAG ttTTACTTTAAAAATGGTCGTCCACCTCCAAACGAATTGAAAGAGCAGTGCTTGTTTGCGATTGATAAGCACTTCTATGGTCATTTGGGATTGCAGATTCATG AGTTTAAGGCGGTAACTAAAGAGATTTGCAAATTACCATCTTTTTTCTCCACCGCTCTGTTTAGGAAAATTGATATCAACAATAGAGGTATTGTGACCGG GGATCAATTTGTCAATTATTGGATTGGAGGCAACATGTTAACAGTGGATTTAGCAACCCGAATCTATACAATTCTTAAGCAACCTGATTGCAGATACCTTACTCAG GATGATTTCAGACCCCTTTTACATGAACTTTTGGCATCTCATCCAGGGCTGGAGTTTTTACAAAGTACCCCAGAATTCCAGGAAAGATATG CTGAAACTGTCATATACAGaatattttactatataaatAGATCAGAAACGGGTCGTCTTACCCTCCGGGAGTTGAAGCGTGGGAACTTAATTGCTGCAATGCAGCATGTGGATGAAGAGGAAGATATTAACAAAGTATTAAG GTACTTCTCTTATGAACACTTCTATGTAATATACTGCAAGTTTTGGGAGCTCGACACCGACCATGATTTTTTGATAGACAAAGAGAACCTTATCAGATATGGTAACCATGCTCTTACCTACCGGATTGTTGATAGAATTTTTTCTCAG GTTCCAAGGAAATTTAGAAGTCGGGTTGAGGGAAAAATGGGCTATGAAGATTTTGTTTACTTTATATTGTCAGAGGAGGATAAATCTTCAGAACCTGGTCTGGAGTACTG GTTTAAATGCATTGATTTAGATGGAAATGGGGTGCTTACACCGAATGAAATGCAATTCTTTTATGAGGAACAGTTACATCGAATGGAGTGTATGACCCAAGAACCAGTGCtatttgaggatatattgtgccAGATTTTTGACATGATTGGACCAGAGGTCACCCCTGGATTCTCTACTGAT AATGATGGCTACATCACTCTCCGTGACTTAAAGGGATGCAAACTTTCTGGGAATGTATTCAATATTCTTTTCAATCTCAATAAGTTTATTGCTTTTGAGAGTCGTGACCCTTTTCTTATTCGTCAG GAGCGTGAAAATCCAACATTGACAGAGTGGGATCGCTTTGCACATAGAGAATATATCAGGCTTTCTATGGAAGAAGATGTCGAGGATGCTTCAAATGGAAGCGGGGATATCTGGGATGAATCATTTGAAGCTCCCTTTTGA